GTCTACAGTTAGATATCTAGAGTAAAGTATCAAGTtggatacttaactctagatATCTAACTCTAGACATCCAACTGTAGATATCTAGAggtagatatctacagttagatatctacagttaagtatccaacttgatacttaactctagacatctaactgtagatatctagaGGTAGATGTCTACAGTTAGATatctagagttaagtatcaagttggatacttaactctagatATCTAACTGTAGACATCCAACTGTAGATATCTACCTCTAGATatctagagttaagtatcaagttggatacttaactctagacatCTACCTCTAGATGTCTACAGTTAGatgtctagagttaagtatcaaGTTGGATACTTAACTGTAGATATCTAACTGTAGACATCCAACTGTAGATATCTACCtctagatatctacagttagatATCTAGAGTGAAGTATCAAGTtggatacttaactctagacatctaactgtagatatctacctctagatatctacagttagatgtctagagttaagtatcaCGTTGGATACTTAACTGTAGATATCTAACTGTAGACATCCAACTGTAGATATCTACCtctagatatctacagttagatATCTAGAGTGAAGTATCAAGTtggatacttaactctagacatctaactgtagatatctagaggtggatatctacagttagatgtctagagttaagtatccaacttgatacttaactctagacatctaactgtagatatctagaGGTGGATATCTACAGTTGGatgtctagagttaagtatccaacgtgatacttaactctagacatctaactgtagatatctagaggtagatatctacagttagatgtctacagttagatgtctagagttaagtatcaaGTTGGATATCTAACTCTAGACatctaactgtagatatctagaggtagatatctacagttagatgtctagagttaagtatcaaGTTGGATACTTAACTGTAGATATCTAACTGTAGACATCCAACTGTAGATATCTACCtctagatatctacagttagatATCTAGAGTGAAGTATCAAGTtggatacttaactctagacatctaactgtagatatctagaggtggatatctacagttagatgtctagagttaagtatccaacttgatacttaactctagacatctaactgtagatatctagaGGTGGATATCTACAGTTGGatgtctagagttaagtatccaacgtgatacttaactctagacatctaactgtagatatctagaggtagatatctacagttagatgtctacagttagatgtctagagttaagtatcaagttggatacttaactctagacatctaactgtagatatctacctctagatatctacagttagatgtctagagttaagtatcaagttggatacttaactgtagatatctaactgtagatatctacctctagatatctacagttagatATCTAGAGTGAAGTATCAAGTtggatacttaactctagacatctaactgtagatatctagaggtagatatctacagttagatgtctagagttaagtatccaACTTGATACTTCACTCTAGATatctaactgtagatatctagaGGTAGATATCTACAGTTGGATGTCTACAGTTAGATATCTACAGTTAAGTATCCAACttgatacttaactctagacatCTAACTGTAGACATCTAGAGGTAGatgtctagagttaagtatccaacttgatacttaactctagatATCTAGAGGTAGATATCTACAGTTGGATGTCTACAGTTAGATatctagagttaagtatccaacttgatacttaactctagatATCTAACTGTAGACATCTACCtctagatatctacagttagatgtctagagttaagtatcaagttggatacttaactgtagatatctaactgtagatatctaccTCTAGATATCTACAGTTGGATGTCTAGAGTTAGATatctagagttaagtatccaACTTGATACTTTACTCTAGATATCTAACTGTAGACATCTACCtctagatatctacagttagatgtctagagttaagtatcaagttggatacttaactctagatATCTAACTGTAGACATCCAACTGTAGATATCTACCtctagatatctacagttagatATCTAGAGTGAAGTATCAAGTTGGATACTTAACTGTAGATATCCAACTCgatacttaactctagacatCTAACTCTAGATATCTAGAggtagatatctacagttagatGTCTACAGTTAGATATCTAGAGGTAGATATCTACAGTTGGATGTCTACAGTTAGATatctagagttaagtatccaacttgatacttaactctagacatctaactgtagatatctagaggtagatatctacagttagatgtctagagttaagtatccaacttgatacttaactctagacatctaactgtagatatctacaGTTGGATGTCTAGAGTTAGATATCTAGAGTTAGATatctagagttaagtatccaacttgatacttaactctagatATCTAGAGGTAGATATCTACAGTTGGATGTCTACAGTTAGATatctagagttaagtatcaagttggatacttaactctagatATCTAACTGTAGACATCTAGAGGTAGATGTCTACAGTTAGATATCTAGAGTTAAGAATCAAGTtggatacttaactctagacatctaactgtagatatctaccTCTAGACATCTAACTCTAGATATCTAGAGGTAGATATCTACAGTTGGATGTCTACAGTTAGATATCTACAGTTAAGTATCCAACTTGATatctaactgtagatatctacagttggatatctacagttagatatctagagttaagtatcaagttggatacttaactctagatATCTAGTTAGGTATCTAACTGTAGAGTCAGATACATAACTAGATATCTAGAGTTTTGACATCTAACCTTCTTGTTGTTGCAGAGTCCTGGGTTTACCCTCTGACCGATTCGTCCTACGACAGTCTGGAGAACGAGTTGGACGACAGCAGCGGCGGTTCTCCTGGTTTCTGCAGACGGCCTCTTCGACCAAGCAGCCTGGACTCCATCTTGACGTTCAGCGACTACGACCAGGACCCAGAAGCCCCGACTGCTGAGACGTCGCCCTCCCTGGAAGCTCAGCATTCCCAAAGGCGGCGCTGCTCAGAGCCCGCTATAGCGTATGCTGCCAGGTTCTGTCCCTACATATCTGCTggtgaggagggagaggaggagctGGGTGAAGGTTCAAGCAGTGGTGGCGACATGACGGGTGTAGTCAGTTTGTTCACTCTGTCATCCCTGGATCCCACCAACTCAAACCTGGCCAAACCAACTCATCCACAGACTGTGTCTTCTAAAGAGGCTCTCCACAAGGGGGCGCTGAAAGGCCGCATGGGCCTCCACCCCAACTCCTGGCTGAAGAAGGACAGGAGGCTTTCGCTGACTCAGCAAGAGAGTTTGGAGGAGGAGAGGCGGGCGGTGAGGAGAAACTGAGCATCAATGTCTTCAGCCTCCTTTCCAACAACACACCTGAACCTCATGATGTGTTTCAGGTGGAGTTACCGATATTTGAGCATCACAAGAGTGTTGTAAATATGTGGTGATGGCTGTGAGGTTTCTCCAGCCATCACCACATATTTACAACACTCTTGTGATGCTCAAATATCGGTCACCCTCTCTAAGGTTGGCACGCCACCTGAAACGCATCATGAGATTCACCTGTGTTGATTCAAAGGAAACAAGCCTGACAACTAGCTAAAAACTGCCCTAATAAATTCAGTCTGCATTTACTAAACTTGACTGTTTGATTTACTACttagaaagcagaaaaacacaagagaacATGCCAGATGTTCCTAAAGCATAATCAGAAAATACTACAAAAACATGTCTACTTGTCTAAACTCATATCTAAAGTTTTACACAACTGactcaaaacataaacatggaGAAAAGCAGATTAGATTTACAATCTCTgatgctgcactgcaaaaacacaaaatcctaataAAGGATTTACTTTCAAATGTCACATTAATTATCTGACAACAATGCCACCAACTGAGCCACTCTGTCTAATTCAGTTTTCTCTTAAGAGTTGTAACAAATTGGAAATACAAACTAcatcaaaaacacttttaagtTGTGTCAACCCTCTTACTAATCAAAAGCTACTCAACTCaccaaagaaaatacaaactctTTACTGAAAACCACCACCAAGCAACCATAACGCTACACAAAGCTACATTTAGCTAACAACTATAAACCCTACAAATGGCATGTTCTCCTGTCTTACCTGCTTTGAAGAATGACTAAGAGAAACTGCCCTCCGTCTCATTTTTACACCTGAGGAAGACAAAAACACATGAGATTACTATTTCAGTCGAATAATTActctatgaaaaataaaagatacttttatttgaaacaccTTGAAAGCTTGTGAATGACTAACCTACATCTGCCTACAGGGTGGAGCCGCTAAACCCAAATCGTCCCGCCGAGGCTCGAAGGACGCAGGAGACAAAGGGAACATCCAAAACCCGCAGCAGGACTCACCCTCCAGCCCGTCCCTGCTCCACCGGACCGCAGGCGGCCTTCGCTTTCCCAAACCCGCCAGGCCGCCAGAATCTTCCCTGACGATTCAGATGGGCAACATGCTCAGCAACCCTGGAGGCAACGTCAACGTGAAGAGGAGCGAAGCGCCGTTCTTCTACAAGCCCGGGAGACCGGCTCTATCCCTGTTCAGACAACCCAAAACTCCAACGGCGGAGGACTGCAGCAGCCGGCTGACTCGGCGCCGAGGCTCAGAACCAGAGCAGCGGATCGCCGATCAGGCCTCCGCCTTGTCCCGCACCAGGCTGCCCAGCGACCCGGGTCTGAAGCCGTCCCATGCAGATCAGCACGCCCGTTTCTGCCTCTCGCCCTGCGCCACCAAGGCAGTGAGGGACTACTTCTCCTCCCACCCGCTCAGCAATCCCCAGAGCAGCCAGGAGGTGGCGCTGGCCCTGGCGGAGGGCCAACAGGAGTGGCTGAAGAGATGCAGCGACGCCACGGCGGAGCCCGATCTGGAGCAGCTTCTGTTTGCTGAAGAGTCTTACGTTTGAAATTCAGTAACAGCATCTATCGtatattattcatttaaataatcaaaataccTTTTTAGAATCCGTCAAATCGTCTTGTGCTACAAGTTTCAGTTCTTAGTTTCGGTTGCTTAGTGCCTTTGAGTTAAAGATTGTGATATCGGTGGGTAGTTTTCCATCTTTGTAGATGTCGCCAACTTTAAAAATACCTGCTGTTGCCTTCCTTTATCAATAACTAAACTTATAATTGGATTGAAAAGTAGTTCTACACATTGGACTGATAATTTTAGCAGCAAGGTTTCATGTTTTGCCAAATAACAATAAACTAGAAATACTTTAGTCGttctcacatttaaaaacttttacacaaagtggttttaaagttaaaaatgtagCGTTGAATATTTCTACATGAGGGCAACATTATGAAATACTTTTGCTGTGGATACATGTCCAGTTCTTGACggccatttttctttacatgctCTATGTTGCcaatgttgcagttttaaaactaaGTAGAGTTAAAACGTTAAATTATCTAAGCTAAAAGGAAAACTCTGATTCAGAAACTGCTTGTTAgaaaggtgattttttttttatttcagtttttatacaTGGTGTGTTCTAGTCCTGTACAGTCTGATAAAATAGATCTATTTAGGACTAATTTAATATTAaggcaatacattttttttttttttacaatattttatgttgactttattttctcCTGCAGATGTGACAAAGTTTGGTTGGAGGAGCATTTCTTGgtgattaaaattattacacCAGATTATAAGACATTCAACTAAGCTAGACAGCAGTTTATAACTCATAAATACAGTTGATTTTATACTAGAGACAAGTTTCTGTAAAATCTCTGGTTACAGTTCGCATTTTACTCTAGAAAAACGGTTTTATAAAAAAACTGGACGACGGTTCTGCGGCAGTCCGTGACGAGGCTGATTTCCACCCACCGTTGTGCGCTCGCGTCGCGTCCCGGTCTAAGCGGAGCCGTCTTTGGTTTGCCGGATGTCTGCGACGCTCTCTGGGACTCTGGCCACCATGCCCTCCAGAGACTTGGTCAGGCAGATCTGGCAACCCAGACGAGATCTGCAGCAGAGcaataaatacacaatattCAACGTCAGCTGGTAGAACAGCAGCTTCCACATTTCACCAAACAACAACTAGCTTTGGAGCAGGATTTACACCcagttcctgtttttttttgtccaaaatttctcattttcttacaatgaaaaatgtaaagtacaGGATAAAGTGTTTGTCTTCTTATAACCAACCTTTAACAAAAggtaaaattatgtttatttagaaaCTTTTACTGAAATGATTCACCTTATTAAACTTGACTGAATATAGGAAACAGTTTGAAAGAATCTGGTTATTACTGAAAAGAATAAACccaagaaaaaattaaaattagatgCTTTTCTcttaaaacagcaaacatgcaaaatctgcAACAACGTATTAAAGCCAGTgcacaaaaaattataaaatatagaaaatttcagccaaaaaactcaaaagattTCTGAAAAAACACTTCTACATTTCTTAGTTTCACACATTGACAATTTTCACCTTTTGTAACTCAGAAACTTACTAAACTAAAAAATTTGACACTTTTTCCTACATTTGTGAATTCAACTCTACGTatgagttttttggcagaaatgtaaaaccttttaatcaaatttaactactttatttgcttgatttactAAACTCCATTTCAAATCCTCACTTTTCTATTTCTATGGAGTGAATTATTCTATAATAACTGCATATTTAATAGAGAAACGTCTGTAAAatagaccaaaaacaaccataaTAAACACCATTTAAATTTATGCTTACATCACCAAATATTGAACtcttgagttaaaacattagtattgttgtttctaaatgaatataaacttgtttgaggtctgaaagcactgcatcttttttgttatttttctgaaataaatacaaaattttgctttgaatttcagacatgttgtcagtagtttatagaataaaagaacaatgttcattttattcaaacataaagagaaactgatcattttaagtggtttcttaatttttttcctgagCTGAAGGTGAATTTAATCCACTATTTTATTCACATCAGAAATATAATTGATTCTTgtgctaaaatgtgttttgtaatgtgataaaataaaacattcccGTTACGTCTCGTGTGCTTCCTTACGTCTCGGTCAGGCCGTAAGCCAAGTCCAACATGTCCATCTCCTCGTCTGTGACCGGCCCCAGCTTCTTGTACACCTCTTCGTCGAAGATCAGGTGACACGTGGAGCAGGCCAGGGTTCCCTCGCAGGCTCCTGAAACCCAGACATCAGCTCCTTCTGCTCGCCGTGACATCATCAATATTCATCGGTGGTGTTTTCATACCGAACCCGTCAAAGTTCAGGTCTTCGTTGATGACGACGTCCAGCAGAGAGTCGCCAGGCGAGGCCTTCACTGTGATCTTCTCCCCGTCCCGGTTGATGAAGTGGACCGTCACCTTGCTGTCTGACCtgagacacaaaataaaatttcacataattatatAAACACATcatgtaaagtgttttttttattttacttaaatgttttcaacaattTCCTACATTAACACAATGCATGCTAGCTGGAGCCAAACAGTAAAGAATCAGGCTCTGTTGAAGGTTAATTGATAAActcaagacaaaaataagagggaaaaatgttcaaataaaaaccatgaaaaacCCTCTTTAatctacatttctgtttgtgtgtgtacacCAACATAAATACTAAGTTGACAGCTGACaattatcttttcttttaaattaagatCAGGGAAATAATTTCCACATTCTTTAGATTTgttacacaatattagaaatataataaaatatgtaaaaacaattattcaattcctttttagttagaaaatttacattttattcaataaaatgtgATAATCCTGCAACGTAGCAAAGAATGCTGTCAActaatctgtttaatttttcttttatttacaaataactgtatagcaaaaggtgcttaatatgaaattttattttacatattttgaaccaggtgaagctaaaactgccacttgtttacatatataaagattctccatcttaaatgcaaaatatgtatatttattcgtacagtttagatttaattactactctgttgttttttcatcGAGTTACCGCTTTTAGCATCTGTATACTTTAGTTAATAATTTGTCGATTACAAACTAATTGACAATTAGTTCAGTAACAAATTAATCGGCTCTAAAACTTcatcaaatcaaacaaatccTTTAAAACACATTCTTGGACAAAGCATTTCTTCTGCAACCAGCAGAGGGCAGAAAGCAAATTACACAAATATCCTTGAACCTTTTTGGACGAAGCTACgaggagaagaaaaagtaaaaggacTGAACCCAACCAAGGAAAACAGCCGGCTTCCATCAAATCACTGCAGAGAGAAGTGCTTCTGAGAAACAAGTCTCAATTAGTATAactgcattaaaataattaagcaGGGTCTGAACGACTGAGGTGTGAACAGAAGGACAGACAGCTCAGAAACAGGCAGGCGACTCTCCATACACTTTGTATCTTTCACATTTGAATGCTGAGAAATTTACATTCCCTCCTCATCAGCATGAACGTCCTCAATTTGGTTGAATTTAGAGTTTTagctaaatgctaaaaaaatccaaacattttcgCCTACAGCCAGTTTCTGCCATAATTTTTAGCTCAATATTTAAATACTCTCATGAACTAAATCGGCAGAGTTCAAATTGTAATATTTATACATCaatacaataacttttctgtagtttagaaaatcaATCTGCAACAATAGCTCACTTTTTACGTTAGCCTGCACAGAAATTACACAATATATTAACTtgtattcaatttaataaattaacctgctttgcaaaatagttttaCTTGACACTTATTTCTTTGCAATTAGTTATCACactgaataaacacaaaacatagcTTCACAAACCTCTGCTAGTTTAACCTGGCAGTATGCCTTTAAGACAATACACAGGGCAAAGCGGATCCACCGCTACCGGCGGCCCGCCTGTCAGACACTGAGAAGGGCAAATTAACCTGCGAACTTGCACTACGCTGCCGATAGCGGCGTAGCTGAACATATTCTTTTAAcgtaaaaaactgtttataaatGACGTTATGCCTCTTTCTCCAACATCCCCACAGTTTGACTAAAATTTCAgcgaacatttctgagtttttagtTTATCACTAACCtgtaaaagtacagaaaaagCGCAGCGGCCTCGTGTAGAGTTTGTCGTATATTTTGCGTCTGTGACGTAAGGAGCGGAGCGCGTCACCTATTCCAGTCAGGCGTTACACACGTCCACAAACAAATGTTCCGCAGGAATAATGCTGGTATTTATCGTTTTTTCCCCCATCCGAGCATTTAAAATAAGGCGTAAAAtttatcagaaataataaaaaattacgATAATTTTGCTACTCAAAAAAATGGTCACacaattattttacaatttttatattaCAATTAGGCACTACTGATATTCAGATCCTCCGGTTGTAATAGCGCatgactaggcctgtcacaataacaaattttgctgaacgattaattgtctcaaaacgtattgtgataaacgataatattgtttgaagacctttttatactgatttaatgaaaatgacgtaataatgcatgtgatttcctgccaaagatagatacactttattttcaaaagaacactaaacactggaactgataaaataaacaaaacaaccaaaaacaaaaataaaatgaattctcagtctccattaacaaaaaacgcacttgaataaaaactaaacaacataaagccaaaatggaaataaatactgcattcaacccaaagattatgaagtctgtatattatgttgcttcagtaataattagatgtAAATAGAGAAGacgggcacatcgactacctgaggcaatagttcacactacatgattttctGCCCCGGTTTCccccttacgacaatcttagaacgttggtcgttctaagattgttgctTGTGATt
This genomic window from Xiphophorus couchianus chromosome 24, X_couchianus-1.0, whole genome shotgun sequence contains:
- the LOC114140450 gene encoding adrenodoxin; its protein translation is MALVAAARRLAQASLREYSRRSTAVWRGAWQPAERSFTTGTQPLRSDSKVTVHFINRDGEKITVKASPGDSLLDVVINEDLNFDGFGACEGTLACSTCHLIFDEEVYKKLGPVTDEEMDMLDLAYGLTETSRLGCQICLTKSLEGMVARVPESVADIRQTKDGSA